The region TAAAAACTATATCGGAAAAATCATCCAGACGCTACAAGGTCAGTGCACATGAAGTAAGTATTGCCTGTCCAAGTACACTATATGACAAGGAACATGGAGTATTACAAACTGCTGGCGGCCTTACAAGAGGCTCCTTTACCGAGCTGTACATTGTGTTTATGAGTTGATTGGCGACAGCAACATTGTGAGAACGTGATCacgactaaaaaataaaataaaatacactgTAACATTTCTAGGGCACCCagcgagcaaattaagccaaaagcctttgagagacattgttaggctccttgtaatgtataagaACTGtataagagatgtttttatcaacTAGAAAAATTTGATGTGTTccgatatcttagctgaaaattgaagagtCCAAAAAGTTTAGGGAATAATATCTcaatttcagaaattgctagctgaaagttaccttctaagaacttccaacccGACCGAAACTAccaggtgacctttttaagtgccaaaaattgcaaagatatcccttccgaaaacgtaagggactacttttacCTGGCTGCGAATATTTTAGCCGATGTTTTAGTAAAAAGGTctgtagctgtttggcaacgtagaaccgaaattattagagcggttttactctcccgaacacatatttaaTCGAAGACTACCGTTTGGGGCCTCTGACATTTCTcaaaattgtttatttatttttatattaatttatttatatattaatttatttcatcAATTTGCCTATAAGGCGGGTGCtacacaaaagaacaaatagtCCTCTTCTTGGTGTATACACCGACTCAAACcacatattaataataatattgaatgATAAGCAGGAGCTAGTCAGAATCACGTCGTTTTCGCCTGTCAAAATCGTCTTCCCAAGAAAGTGATTCGGTTTACGAGGCCGTTCCAGTTTCAactaaatatcaaaataattggGCTGTGAACATTTTCgccgaaagaaaaaagaagggtACAAGTGCCAGTTTTAGACTGCGGTGGACTTTTCAAAGACATTGCTAAAATGGGTGCTCTTTCGCTGAACTATCGGATCTCCAAATTCGTTTTACTATTCCCtggcctgggcccggttgttcgaaagccgattaacttaatccaggattagcttaaacttttgtttcatgttttcaacttgttggtgaaagtttctttttcttatgtttgtttttcaagatttacttcttcttatgtaaagttttgccaaatgtcagcgttgaaaagcatttgggattagagaaataaacttcttggttaatttttaatctgagattagcgttaatcgggttttgaacaaccaggccctggaAAAGGTACCACGAAAGTTTTACgtagaataatcgcgaaatttGAAATGCATTGTGTGCGgtagtttatttgtttcttttttcggaaggtttattagcataaaggttcattaaaattcaagtgatcagtggcttgatcagtttttgaactaaCTCGGGCATTTCTTGATCTGTAGTTTCATTAGGTATCAAGACACATGCACCTGACTAAAATAGGGCTCTCCGATTGGCTAAAAGTCTTATGAcgtattaatgagtttgagaagtacttttcaaaacaaagcaaaccTAATGAAACTACAGATCATGACTTTTAGTCCGACTATAAAAGAAGAGAAATAGTGTTAAATCAGCCCGTTGGAGGTAGCGCGTTTAGTATTGATATTAGCCCTGATAACAGCTGTGATAATATCCTTGCTAACAAAAAAGACCgccaagtaaagctatgatcttcgcagttatgaacgcaatttttggaATTGcgtgcgtagagaagcctgaaaaattcaggacttcaacgggatttgaacctgtgacctcgcgattcaggtgcgacgctctaaccaactgagctatgaagccactgacgttgagagctggtcatttgtgagttctaatggtcccgtgaggaacgaatcaatgatgaaatggtatatatgaaatgaatcatatgtaaactgcggatatgaaatcaagtgaacctATGATCTTCGCCCCCGTTTTCCTCAGACAGTTGATTTAGCATTTTCAATTCAAGACTGCAATCGTTGATTTAATGCAGAGGGAGAACAATAGGATTTCATGGGGGCCAGTAATTATTCATATATAATAACAGGTTATTAATGTATAAAATGTATTCGTTAACTTAATACCATAAAATGTACAGGATAACTGAAAGCAATGTTTGCAGCAGTACGGTCAGTATGATTTATGCAAACTGGCTTAGTTTAATATTTAGCATTtagtttaatatttaatatttctggaTGCTTTTGTTGATATGTGCACAACAAGGTAAAGACGGAAGAGAAACAAGAAACTAGCGGGtgaaaaaactgtgaccttTTCGAACTTCTAAATGTCGATAGCCACAGTAACTGCAGTTTCTTTTACTGCAAACTGACGTTTCAGTTTTACATGTACCAGGCAAATACATCGACGCAAGTGGTACCActgttattttcctcggacAAATCTACCCAGTCCTGTCCATACCATATCTGCAATTCCTGGTTCTTCAACAAACGTAATGGACTGGTATGGCTGCTTAGAACAAGCTCTGTTGATCCTTGCTTTATTCCTTCAAGAACATAGAAGTGTTTGCCGTGGGATCCACCTTTCAAATCTTTTTCTGTTGGCAGAAGGGCTTTTTTGTTGGCATTTGTGATGATCGTCATAAATGTGTTGCTTGCATAGTAGTTTAAGTTGGTACAGCTCCAGTAGGAAGCATCGTAAGCGGTGTGGCATTTGATGGATCCACTTCTGTGCACGAGCTTCATGGCCTTTACATTTCCGGTTTTAGTCATGTTGAAGGCACCGTATTGATCATCTCGAGCTTTAAAGCAGACCGGATCTTTGTTGATTTTTTGCCACACCTctgaacataaaaaaaaaacattgttatacatgTTTTTTTGTAGAGCATTGCAACATCATCGACCagcaacaaaaattgtcatgaTATCAATCGACTGCATGTACAAAGGAGTAGTTTGAACAAACAACTGTCTTGAATAGATTGCGACTTTTTCATTGAAAGCCCACGAATTCGAGTTGGAATCTTTGTTGCTCACTGCCCTGCTCTGATTGCAATATTTTATACCTGCATTGTGGTAGTtgccaactcgaaagcttgtCGTCTTTAGCCACTACACACTCTCCCTTGCAAGTTAAATTTCCTATTATTTATCTCATTCTCTTCTTTTTGCACTTACTTATTCTTGCATTGTAATTTCCATTTTGAataacttacttacttacttaaccCTCTTCGTGCTTGGTAGCACATAAGGCCGTAAGGCCATTTTGAATAAGTGTGAATAAtaaacttcaacttgaatttgaTCTTAATGGCTCTATTCTCTAGTTTTGAAAACAGGATGTTTTCgtgggaagaaaagaaaaatattgcCAGTCGGGCTGTTAAATGGCAGACATGTTGAGCCCAAAAGAGTTCATGTCAACAAGTTGTTGTATTCAAATGACTTTCTATATGGGAATGGTCATAGCAGCTCTAAGTAAGGAACTGAAGAATTTTCCAAAGACGCCTGGAGAAAAGCTCCAGGTTTGCACATTactgtcttactttcatttGTTGAGTTACTTAGTGCATGGCCTCAAACCGGAGTAGGAGATCTTCAAAGATTTGCATTTTGCACAAAAAGAACTAATAAGTAACACAGATCTAGACCTTGACAAGTAGCTTGGATGGGCTGACCAGCATTTTCATCTGAGTATATCCAGTGCTTGCTGTCAACACTGACTTTGCTTCCTTCACTCGCTTTGATTTCGCCGCACGATTCAGCAGGAAGCTCTTGAATTGAGCCCAATGGCACTGCAGGCGAAATGTACAAAACTTCACTAACTATCAGGAGT is a window of Montipora capricornis isolate CH-2021 chromosome 13, ASM3666992v2, whole genome shotgun sequence DNA encoding:
- the LOC138029371 gene encoding uncharacterized protein; the protein is MNPRFWFSAVFLITRIGLVRVANQDCHSEYSVYGKFLRGHIFKTAMVQFPPECYMICHQDVRCQSYNVIIGRNICELNNRTKEARPEDFLPDSKRFYMKRAFNRVPLGSIQELPAESCGEIKASEGSKVSVDSKHWIYSDENAGQPIQATCQEVWQKINKDPVCFKARDDQYGAFNMTKTGNVKAMKLVHRSGSIKCHTAYDASYWSCTNLNYYASNTFMTIITNANKKALLPTEKDLKGGSHGKHFYVLEGIKQGSTELVLSSHTSPLRLLKNQELQIWYGQDWVDLSEENNSGTTCVDVFAWYM